In the Nicotiana tabacum cultivar K326 chromosome 16, ASM71507v2, whole genome shotgun sequence genome, one interval contains:
- the LOC142170208 gene encoding uncharacterized protein LOC142170208, which produces MTAFNPLTAILTQNKLEGPNYVDWKRNLDIVLIAEEYKFVLDEVCPEKPGDDATDDEQKAYQKWIKADEMARCYILASMSNVLQHQHQSMESAYDILENLKEMFGDQNRAAKQTAMKALLNTKMVEG; this is translated from the exons ATGACTGCTTTTAATCCCCTTACTGCCATTCTTACCCAAAACAAACTTGAGGGCCCAAATTATGTTGATTGGAAACGAAATTTGGATATTGTTCTAATTGCTGAAGAGTACAAATTTGTGCTCGATGAGGTGTGTCCAGAAAAACCTGGAGATGATGCCACAGATGATGAACAGAAGGCTTACCAGAAATGGATTAAGGCTGATGAGATGGCGCGGTGTTACATTTTGGCATCCATGTCGAATGTTCTGCAACATCAGCATCAGTCGATGGAGTCTGCTTATGACATTCTGGAAAATCTCAAAGAAATGTTCGGAGATCAGAATCGTGCGGCTAAGCAGACTGCCATGAAAGCCCTTCTGAATACCAAAATGGTTGAAG GTTGA